In Brevundimonas sp. SGAir0440, one DNA window encodes the following:
- a CDS encoding S9 family peptidase, whose product MIEPDDVEEGRVRLSVDGQKLTGTLLTPEAPVPGFLFVHGWGGDQEEDLGLAEDLARLGCICFTFDLRGHAESDASRDEVTRQNGLDDVTAAYDYLASQPLIDPGAIGVIGTSYGGYLSALLTSIRDVRWLALRVPALYPDAHWDVPKAKLDKDAVRAYRQQLRTPQEDKALSACAAFEGDVLIVQSGKDDRIPPEVIASYQAAFKDANSFSHRIIAEATHAMRDPAHQRLYATLLISWVEEMVRASRRSYR is encoded by the coding sequence GTGATTGAACCTGACGACGTCGAGGAAGGGCGGGTGCGACTGTCTGTCGACGGACAGAAGCTGACCGGCACGCTTCTGACGCCGGAAGCCCCCGTGCCGGGTTTTCTATTTGTCCACGGCTGGGGCGGCGATCAGGAAGAGGATCTGGGCCTGGCCGAGGATCTCGCCCGACTGGGCTGCATCTGTTTCACCTTCGACCTTCGAGGCCATGCCGAAAGCGATGCGAGCCGAGACGAGGTCACCCGACAGAATGGCCTGGACGACGTCACTGCGGCCTATGACTATTTGGCGTCCCAGCCGCTGATCGATCCCGGCGCGATCGGCGTGATCGGCACAAGCTACGGAGGCTATTTGTCGGCTCTGCTGACGAGCATCCGAGACGTTCGCTGGTTGGCGCTGCGCGTGCCGGCGCTTTATCCGGACGCGCACTGGGACGTCCCTAAGGCCAAGCTCGATAAGGATGCGGTGCGCGCCTATCGACAGCAACTGCGAACGCCGCAGGAAGACAAAGCGCTCTCGGCCTGCGCCGCGTTCGAGGGCGACGTCCTCATCGTGCAGTCGGGCAAGGACGATCGCATTCCGCCCGAAGTCATCGCCTCCTATCAGGCCGCCTTCAAGGACGCGAACTCGTTCAGCCACCGGATCATCGCCGAGGCGACCCATGCGATGCGCGATCCCGCCCATCAGCGGCTTTACGCCACTCTGCTGATCAGCTGGGTTGAGGAAATGGTGCGGGCGAGCCGCCGGTCTTATCGGTAA
- a CDS encoding DUF2171 domain-containing protein produces MTDLSNIKEHMEVIGADGVHLGTVDKVEGDRIKLTKADSGSHSDHHHYLSGGLVAEVEGNRVRLSANADNAALLEEEEAGEAIADLK; encoded by the coding sequence ATGACCGACCTCTCGAACATCAAAGAGCATATGGAAGTGATCGGCGCTGACGGCGTCCATCTCGGCACCGTCGACAAGGTCGAAGGCGATCGCATCAAGCTCACCAAGGCCGACAGCGGATCGCACAGCGATCACCATCATTACCTTTCTGGCGGCCTTGTCGCCGAGGTCGAGGGCAATCGGGTGCGCCTGTCCGCAAACGCCGACAATGCCGCTCTCCTCGAGGAAGAAGAGGCCGGCGAAGCGATCGCAGACCTGAAATAG
- a CDS encoding helix-hairpin-helix domain-containing protein → MIDLNTASADTLDGIEMLRGHGFEIVRYREERGRFTSLRQLDEVPGLSGKTDGVEAHVSVKATSSSA, encoded by the coding sequence ATGATCGACCTCAACACCGCCAGCGCGGACACGTTAGACGGGATTGAGATGTTGCGCGGCCATGGGTTTGAGATCGTTCGCTATCGTGAGGAAAGAGGTCGTTTCACCAGCCTTCGCCAGCTCGATGAGGTACCGGGTTTGAGCGGCAAGACTGACGGCGTTGAAGCGCACGTTTCGGTCAAAGCCACGAGTTCATCGGCCTAG
- a CDS encoding glycosyltransferase family 2 protein, whose protein sequence is MTTLSALTLVRNRQAHLDRLVEGLMISASPPDELIVVDMSDTPVRLPPVGFPVRVERLAGDALPLAAARNLAAALASGDILLFLDVDCIVSSAVCDRMQAVLAEHDAVICPEVLYLPAGAVRPGPLSEVDLSAAGRPHPVRPFPREGESPEGNPGLFWSLAFALRRSTFHRLGGFDETYVGYGAEDTDLGFRIAREGLPLLFAGGVPVFHQHHDGYDPPVQHFRALIANAKRFHAVWSIWPMDGWLTAMADLGLVDWSSDDLIIRRDPTPAEIAAARKNPANPF, encoded by the coding sequence ATGACGACGCTGTCCGCTCTGACACTGGTTCGCAACCGGCAGGCGCATCTGGACCGATTGGTCGAGGGACTGATGATCAGCGCCTCGCCGCCCGACGAACTGATCGTCGTCGACATGAGCGATACGCCCGTGAGGCTGCCGCCAGTGGGTTTTCCGGTCCGCGTCGAACGTCTGGCGGGCGACGCCCTGCCTCTGGCCGCCGCCCGAAATCTGGCGGCCGCCTTGGCGTCGGGCGATATTCTGCTGTTTCTGGATGTGGATTGCATCGTGTCGTCGGCAGTTTGCGACCGGATGCAGGCGGTGCTCGCCGAGCATGACGCCGTCATCTGTCCAGAGGTGCTCTATCTTCCCGCCGGAGCCGTCCGGCCGGGACCCCTGTCGGAAGTTGATCTGAGCGCCGCCGGGCGACCCCATCCCGTGCGCCCCTTTCCACGGGAAGGCGAAAGCCCGGAGGGCAATCCGGGCCTGTTCTGGTCTCTGGCTTTCGCGCTCCGTCGCTCGACCTTCCATCGGCTTGGCGGGTTCGACGAGACCTACGTCGGCTACGGCGCCGAAGACACGGATCTGGGGTTTCGCATTGCGCGAGAGGGCCTGCCGCTGCTCTTCGCCGGCGGTGTGCCCGTCTTCCACCAACATCATGACGGCTATGATCCGCCCGTGCAGCATTTCCGCGCCCTAATCGCCAACGCCAAACGCTTCCACGCCGTCTGGTCGATCTGGCCGATGGACGGTTGGCTGACGGCGATGGCGGATCTCGGACTGGTCGACTGGTCGTCGGATGATTTGATTATCCGACGCGACCCAACGCCGGCCGAAATTGCCGCCGCACGAAAAAATCCTGCAAATCCCTTTTAG
- a CDS encoding class I SAM-dependent methyltransferase: protein MAERSLPAAYFEGIFAGDADPWGLASSPYEAAKFDRTIAALSVRRAAFALEVGCAGGVLTERLSAVCDHLLAIDVSPTALERARQHLSGRPNVRFEAAAFPRDCPVLDGLDLVVLSEVAYYWSDADLDLAAQRIADGLVEGGRVLLVHWTGDTDYPQTADDAVERLWLGLSDFMQVDLAERRPNYRLDLWSRR from the coding sequence ATGGCTGAACGCTCGCTTCCCGCCGCCTATTTCGAAGGCATCTTCGCCGGGGACGCCGATCCATGGGGTTTGGCCTCAAGCCCCTATGAGGCGGCCAAGTTCGATCGCACTATCGCCGCTCTGTCGGTGCGGCGAGCGGCTTTTGCGCTCGAGGTCGGTTGTGCGGGCGGCGTCCTGACCGAGCGGCTGAGCGCAGTTTGCGATCATCTGTTGGCGATCGACGTCAGCCCGACCGCCTTGGAGCGAGCGCGCCAGCATCTGTCGGGGCGGCCTAACGTCCGGTTCGAGGCCGCGGCCTTCCCCCGGGACTGTCCGGTTCTGGACGGGCTGGATCTCGTCGTCCTGTCCGAAGTGGCCTACTACTGGAGCGACGCCGATCTGGACCTTGCTGCCCAACGCATTGCCGATGGCCTGGTCGAGGGCGGACGCGTTCTTCTGGTGCACTGGACCGGCGATACCGACTATCCCCAGACCGCTGACGACGCCGTGGAGCGCCTCTGGCTCGGATTATCGGACTTCATGCAAGTGGATCTCGCCGAACGGCGTCCGAACTATCGGCTGGATTTGTGGAGCCGGCGATGA
- a CDS encoding PIG-L deacetylase family protein: MSEKTGRLATLALERSPWRSARWLVVAPHADDETLGVGALIHQAAATQHLAGVVILTDGAGSHDHPDTASHARLVRTRRLEAGRAVRRLAGDAAAAPVFLDWPDAQPASPGSTVFEATARRLAALCRDRRVDAIAVTGPDDPHCDHQAAAQLARRAARIACRPVAVFDYVVWGAAPPGSKLRITTRPLRAGLRAYALSSHQSQLTPMFGEGFRLEKDTGLRAASDTLYRCDAYG, from the coding sequence GTGAGCGAGAAGACCGGTCGACTGGCGACCTTGGCGCTGGAGCGTTCGCCCTGGCGATCCGCGCGGTGGCTGGTCGTTGCTCCGCATGCCGACGACGAGACGTTGGGCGTCGGAGCTTTGATCCATCAGGCGGCGGCGACGCAACATTTAGCAGGCGTCGTGATCCTCACCGACGGCGCGGGTTCGCACGACCATCCGGACACGGCTTCCCATGCGAGGCTTGTCCGGACCCGACGCCTGGAGGCGGGGCGTGCGGTTCGACGGTTGGCGGGGGATGCGGCTGCGGCACCCGTGTTTCTGGATTGGCCTGATGCGCAGCCGGCTTCTCCTGGCAGCACGGTATTCGAGGCGACCGCGCGTCGTCTGGCCGCCCTGTGCCGTGATCGGCGCGTCGATGCGATCGCCGTCACTGGACCAGACGATCCCCATTGCGATCATCAGGCAGCGGCCCAGCTGGCGCGCCGCGCGGCCCGTATAGCCTGCCGGCCGGTCGCCGTGTTCGATTATGTCGTGTGGGGGGCGGCTCCGCCCGGGTCGAAACTGCGGATCACGACGCGACCTCTAAGGGCCGGCCTCAGAGCGTACGCCTTATCGAGCCATCAAAGTCAGTTGACGCCGATGTTCGGCGAAGGGTTCCGGCTTGAGAAGGATACGGGGCTGCGCGCCGCCTCGGACACCCTTTATCGGTGCGACGCCTATGGCTGA
- a CDS encoding acyl-CoA dehydrogenase family protein — translation MTALETTPTASSPLELEVRLAALGARYDAAPRYPAESLTLLASEGWGRRFAPVQSGGTAYDDPVQKALALMGTLRSVGRSDLSVGRLFEGHVNALALFDWYADPAQKAWLGKVLAQGGWFGVWATEPPPGVRLGGDRLQGAKMFATGAGGLEYAIITAQPEQGERQLIVVPANDPERADLSGWRVRGMRATTSGRYEVTGLMVNADQRLGCPGEYDREPRFTAGAWRFTAVQLGGVEGLVMAMRDALSDAARADPIQRARFADAVVAARTAWLWVREAAIRAASEAPDAGDFARATRGVVERSALDVMELAARSVGTRSAFDGERIDKITRDLSLYLRQAGPDYAKDQAAKTWLDRDLWGEGDALW, via the coding sequence ATGACAGCTCTGGAAACAACGCCGACCGCGTCATCGCCTCTGGAACTTGAGGTTAGATTGGCGGCGCTCGGTGCGCGCTACGACGCTGCGCCGCGATATCCCGCCGAGAGTCTGACGCTGCTCGCCTCGGAGGGTTGGGGTCGGCGGTTCGCTCCGGTTCAAAGCGGCGGAACGGCCTATGACGATCCAGTCCAAAAGGCCTTGGCCTTGATGGGCACTTTACGAAGTGTGGGGCGGTCGGATCTCAGCGTCGGCCGATTGTTCGAAGGACACGTCAACGCCCTGGCGCTGTTCGACTGGTACGCGGACCCGGCCCAGAAGGCTTGGCTCGGCAAGGTCCTTGCGCAGGGGGGCTGGTTCGGCGTCTGGGCGACGGAGCCGCCGCCCGGCGTTCGTCTGGGCGGCGACCGGCTGCAGGGCGCCAAGATGTTCGCGACCGGCGCGGGCGGCCTGGAATATGCCATCATCACCGCCCAGCCGGAACAGGGCGAACGCCAGCTGATCGTCGTGCCGGCGAACGACCCGGAGAGGGCTGATCTGAGCGGGTGGCGCGTCCGCGGCATGCGCGCGACGACCAGCGGGCGCTATGAGGTGACCGGGTTGATGGTCAATGCCGATCAGCGGCTCGGATGTCCCGGAGAGTATGATCGCGAACCGCGTTTCACGGCCGGCGCGTGGCGGTTCACGGCGGTGCAGTTGGGCGGCGTCGAAGGCCTGGTCATGGCGATGCGCGACGCACTGTCCGACGCCGCCCGCGCCGATCCCATCCAGCGCGCGCGCTTCGCCGACGCGGTCGTTGCGGCAAGAACGGCCTGGCTCTGGGTCCGCGAAGCCGCGATCCGCGCGGCGTCCGAAGCGCCGGACGCCGGCGATTTCGCCCGCGCCACGCGCGGCGTCGTCGAACGCAGCGCCCTGGATGTCATGGAGTTGGCGGCGCGGTCGGTCGGGACACGCAGCGCCTTCGACGGCGAGCGCATCGACAAGATCACCCGCGATCTCAGCCTCTATCTTCGGCAGGCCGGACCGGACTATGCGAAGGATCAGGCGGCCAAGACCTGGCTGGATCGCGATCTCTGGGGCGAGGGCGACGCCCTATGGTGA
- a CDS encoding glycosyltransferase — protein sequence MRAPIGYYVHHQGDGHRQRALEIAAAAPERFVLLGTGLKGRTGDIACVDLGDDRPHKGDRFSGQDEAPVRPQALHYAPYHHAGVRARTARFAQWISDTKPALMVIDVSVEMAMLARLCATPVVYVRLAGDRSDPAHLDAFRGAEALLAPFHERLDGMGASEARDKTHYFAPRRDSGLKRGSGVLVVHGRGGDPLDGGKLAAAAEATPEKMWTGVGPIEPPPIMPPNLKLAGWIDAIGDEIEKAEIVVGGAGDGLLNAVISADKPFVCLPEPRAYNEQIAKAERLAALGASIVLAQWPQAQQWSGILQSALALSPADRQQISGQGLGAAGPWLVDLASELEAR from the coding sequence GTGAGGGCTCCGATCGGCTACTATGTCCATCATCAGGGCGACGGCCACCGTCAGCGGGCTCTGGAAATCGCCGCCGCCGCGCCCGAGCGCTTTGTCCTGCTCGGAACGGGACTGAAGGGGCGAACAGGAGACATCGCCTGCGTGGATCTGGGGGATGACAGGCCCCATAAGGGAGACCGCTTTTCCGGCCAGGATGAAGCGCCTGTCCGGCCTCAGGCGCTGCATTACGCCCCCTATCATCACGCGGGCGTCCGGGCGCGAACCGCTCGGTTCGCTCAGTGGATCAGCGACACCAAGCCGGCTCTGATGGTGATCGATGTGTCGGTCGAGATGGCGATGCTGGCCCGGCTGTGTGCGACGCCTGTGGTCTATGTCCGTCTAGCGGGGGATCGATCGGACCCGGCGCATCTGGACGCCTTCCGCGGCGCGGAAGCCTTGCTTGCACCGTTCCATGAGCGGCTGGATGGAATGGGGGCCAGCGAGGCGCGGGACAAGACGCACTACTTCGCCCCCCGGCGCGATTCAGGATTGAAGCGTGGATCAGGCGTCCTGGTCGTTCATGGGCGGGGTGGCGATCCGCTGGATGGCGGCAAGCTGGCGGCGGCTGCGGAGGCGACGCCCGAGAAGATGTGGACCGGTGTTGGGCCGATCGAGCCGCCGCCGATCATGCCGCCGAACCTGAAGCTGGCGGGCTGGATCGACGCCATCGGCGACGAGATCGAAAAGGCGGAGATCGTCGTCGGAGGCGCGGGAGACGGCCTGCTGAATGCGGTGATTTCGGCCGACAAGCCCTTCGTCTGTCTTCCCGAGCCTCGCGCCTACAATGAGCAGATCGCGAAGGCCGAACGGCTCGCGGCGCTTGGGGCGTCCATCGTCCTGGCGCAATGGCCGCAGGCACAGCAATGGTCGGGCATCCTTCAGTCAGCACTCGCACTGTCGCCCGCTGATCGGCAGCAGATCAGCGGGCAGGGACTCGGCGCCGCCGGACCCTGGCTTGTCGACCTCGCATCAGAGCTTGAGGCACGCTGA
- a CDS encoding glycosyltransferase family 2 protein has protein sequence MLLAALDAQDLPGRISVALCLNNSTDGSLPQAQAAADRWKDRLDIVVDLQTFPEHRAHAGAARRSAMSAGLEHLGDRSNGVLISTDADTRPPPNWLSANLAAIVDGADLVGGRLVLDEAEPISADVAALRQMWDAYWCEVRAIEDEIDPSPHDPAPRHGDHTGASLAITTAAYRSAGGVPEQPTGEDRALVIAAQAQGARLVHPLAVWTRVSARTTGRAAGGMAEDMSRLLDQARNGGPIMAPNFSHWRQRAMWRREQRHDAASARRLSALETQLPAMPLDMDLRGWADGVARAAS, from the coding sequence GTGCTTCTCGCCGCCCTGGACGCGCAGGATCTTCCGGGCAGGATTTCGGTCGCGCTCTGCCTCAATAACTCCACGGACGGTTCGCTCCCTCAGGCGCAGGCCGCAGCCGATCGGTGGAAGGATCGACTGGACATCGTCGTCGATCTGCAGACCTTCCCGGAGCATCGGGCGCATGCCGGCGCGGCGAGGCGTTCGGCCATGTCTGCCGGTCTCGAGCATCTCGGAGATCGATCCAATGGCGTTCTGATCTCGACGGACGCCGACACGCGACCGCCGCCGAACTGGCTGTCCGCCAATCTCGCAGCCATCGTGGATGGAGCGGATCTGGTGGGCGGACGACTGGTGCTGGATGAAGCGGAACCGATCTCGGCGGATGTCGCGGCTCTGCGCCAGATGTGGGACGCCTACTGGTGTGAAGTTCGCGCGATCGAGGACGAGATCGACCCTTCGCCGCATGACCCGGCGCCTCGCCATGGCGATCACACCGGGGCCAGCCTCGCCATCACGACGGCGGCCTATCGATCAGCCGGCGGCGTGCCTGAACAGCCGACGGGCGAGGATCGGGCGCTTGTGATCGCCGCTCAAGCGCAGGGGGCCAGGCTTGTGCACCCCTTGGCGGTGTGGACACGAGTGTCGGCACGAACTACGGGCCGCGCCGCCGGGGGGATGGCGGAGGATATGTCCCGCTTGTTGGATCAGGCGCGGAACGGCGGTCCGATCATGGCGCCGAACTTTTCGCATTGGCGGCAGCGGGCGATGTGGCGCCGGGAGCAGCGTCACGACGCGGCGAGCGCCAGGCGGCTGTCGGCTTTGGAAACCCAGCTGCCCGCCATGCCGCTCGACATGGATCTACGAGGTTGGGCCGACGGCGTTGCGAGAGCCGCATCGTGA
- a CDS encoding glycosyltransferase has product MRIGVIAHLKYPIAEPFAGGLEMHTHLLCRQLRLNGHDVTLFAATLSDPELGLEAICDQTEIAKVGTAEAGDVAFFREHHAYLSLMGRLRRSSFDVIHNNSLHYLPVSMAETLPMPMVTTLHTPPFCWLESGIREASAPFARFVGVSEAMREQWSRVRPIDQVILNGIDLERFPWRAHHDDPGHLIWYGRIVPEKGLHLALDAAALAGIALRFAGPILDQAYFDAEIASRLTRETTYLGHLDHERLSQEIGQAAAFVCTPRWDEPYGLVVAEALACGTPVAAFARGAIPEILTPDCGALARPDDVQDLARAIARAVGLSRSACRARAETACDVRRMITAYEGLYGEMIQAAAAGQMQANDSLEDRLIA; this is encoded by the coding sequence ATGCGCATCGGCGTCATCGCACATCTCAAATATCCGATCGCAGAACCCTTCGCCGGCGGGCTGGAGATGCATACCCATCTGCTCTGTCGCCAACTGCGGCTAAACGGCCACGACGTCACTCTGTTTGCCGCGACCCTCTCCGACCCCGAGTTAGGCCTAGAGGCGATTTGCGACCAGACGGAAATCGCCAAGGTCGGGACGGCGGAGGCGGGCGACGTCGCCTTCTTCCGAGAGCATCACGCCTATCTGTCGTTGATGGGCCGGCTTCGTCGCAGTTCGTTCGACGTCATCCACAACAACAGCCTGCACTATCTGCCGGTCTCGATGGCGGAGACCTTGCCGATGCCGATGGTCACTACGCTCCACACGCCGCCATTTTGCTGGCTGGAAAGCGGTATCCGCGAAGCGAGCGCGCCCTTCGCGCGGTTTGTCGGCGTTTCCGAGGCGATGCGTGAGCAATGGAGCCGGGTGCGGCCGATCGATCAGGTCATTCTGAACGGGATCGACCTGGAGCGCTTTCCCTGGCGTGCGCATCACGACGATCCTGGGCATTTGATCTGGTATGGGCGGATCGTGCCCGAGAAGGGTCTGCATCTGGCGCTGGACGCGGCGGCATTGGCGGGTATCGCCCTGCGGTTCGCAGGCCCGATCCTGGATCAAGCCTATTTCGATGCCGAGATCGCTTCGAGGTTGACGCGCGAAACCACCTATCTCGGCCACCTCGATCACGAAAGGCTCTCGCAGGAGATCGGACAGGCGGCCGCCTTCGTCTGCACGCCGCGCTGGGACGAACCCTACGGGCTGGTGGTGGCCGAAGCGCTGGCGTGCGGAACGCCGGTCGCCGCCTTCGCGCGGGGCGCCATACCCGAGATCCTGACCCCCGACTGCGGCGCCCTGGCGCGCCCGGACGATGTGCAGGATCTGGCGCGCGCGATCGCCCGGGCGGTCGGCTTGTCTCGGTCAGCCTGCCGCGCGCGCGCCGAGACGGCCTGCGATGTGCGCCGGATGATCACGGCCTATGAAGGGCTCTATGGCGAGATGATCCAAGCGGCTGCGGCGGGACAGATGCAGGCCAATGACTCGCTGGAAGATCGGCTGATCGCATGA
- a CDS encoding Crp/Fnr family transcriptional regulator: MESLIDAKLHRLGDLSNDDRGRLAGLLNGRRRAAAGEALVEEGSRPTFSTLLLSGFVGRVSTLADGGRQITAISVPGDFIDLHGFLLKTMDHSLVALSDVTVAVVQHADLRRVTEHAPRLARALWLETLIDAAIHRQWLVALGRRDAGTRLGQLICELYLRLEAVALAQDHTFECPLTQSDLADMLGMSSVHVNRSLKVLRDTGLVRWRNGQVSIDDWTALTERVAFDASYLDLKLSRSSSGAPIARRRTA, from the coding sequence GTGGAATCGCTCATCGACGCCAAGCTTCATCGCCTCGGCGACCTCTCGAACGACGATCGCGGACGACTTGCAGGACTCCTGAATGGACGCCGTCGCGCCGCAGCCGGCGAGGCCTTGGTGGAAGAAGGCAGTCGACCCACGTTCAGTACGCTGCTGCTCTCGGGATTTGTCGGCCGAGTCTCGACCCTGGCGGACGGCGGTCGTCAGATCACAGCGATCAGCGTTCCCGGGGACTTCATCGATCTGCATGGCTTTCTTCTGAAAACGATGGATCACAGCCTTGTAGCCTTGTCTGACGTCACCGTCGCGGTTGTCCAGCACGCCGACTTGAGGCGCGTGACGGAACACGCCCCTCGCCTTGCGCGAGCGCTTTGGCTTGAAACGCTGATAGATGCGGCCATCCACCGGCAGTGGCTGGTGGCGCTGGGACGCAGAGACGCAGGGACAAGACTGGGCCAGTTGATCTGTGAACTCTACCTCCGTCTGGAAGCCGTAGCCCTCGCCCAAGACCACACCTTCGAATGCCCTCTGACCCAATCGGACCTAGCGGACATGCTGGGGATGTCGAGCGTCCACGTGAACCGCTCGCTCAAGGTCCTTCGCGACACGGGCCTGGTGCGATGGCGGAATGGTCAGGTGTCGATCGACGACTGGACGGCGCTGACCGAGCGCGTCGCCTTCGACGCCTCCTATCTCGATCTGAAGCTGTCTAGGTCCTCAAGCGGCGCGCCGATCGCGAGACGGCGGACGGCCTAA
- a CDS encoding Crp/Fnr family transcriptional regulator, translating into MDEDLPPPNDSQSDAPGRLGEFVTLSSRERAALAGLLEPVQHWPRHHVLRHEAAEPSHLYLLTQGWVASSIALASGKQQIVKVHLPGDLLGAPSLCLTTTVDCLTAMTPIAVHAISRSRLIATFEAYPRIALSLFLSAQKERVALMESLAVVGQAPAHVRIAATLTNLFDRLSERGDAPGGMFHMPLTQRDLGDLIGITPVHVNRTLREMDRLNLIKRSDQTISLLDVDRLRRIAGLPVRRYVSGPNRITSV; encoded by the coding sequence ATGGATGAGGACCTGCCGCCCCCAAACGATTCGCAATCCGATGCGCCGGGGCGGTTGGGGGAATTCGTCACTCTGTCATCTCGCGAGCGTGCAGCGCTGGCCGGGCTTCTCGAGCCGGTCCAGCATTGGCCTCGCCACCATGTGTTGCGTCATGAGGCGGCTGAACCTTCGCATCTCTATCTGCTGACCCAGGGCTGGGTCGCGTCGTCCATCGCGCTTGCATCGGGCAAGCAGCAGATTGTGAAGGTCCATCTTCCGGGCGATCTCCTGGGAGCGCCGAGCCTGTGCCTGACGACAACGGTCGACTGCCTGACCGCCATGACGCCCATCGCTGTGCACGCGATATCGAGGTCCAGGCTGATAGCGACATTTGAGGCCTATCCGCGGATTGCGCTTTCACTCTTTCTGAGCGCGCAGAAAGAGCGTGTCGCGTTGATGGAAAGTCTGGCCGTGGTTGGTCAGGCGCCCGCTCACGTTCGCATCGCCGCCACGCTGACCAATCTGTTCGATCGATTGTCCGAACGCGGCGATGCGCCGGGCGGCATGTTCCATATGCCTTTGACCCAGCGCGATCTCGGCGACCTGATCGGGATCACGCCGGTGCATGTGAACAGAACCCTTCGCGAGATGGATCGCCTGAATCTGATCAAACGGTCCGACCAGACGATTTCCCTGCTCGATGTTGATCGGCTTCGCCGTATCGCTGGGCTGCCCGTCAGGCGCTATGTGTCCGGTCCCAACCGGATCACGAGCGTCTGA
- a CDS encoding cysteine hydrolase family protein produces the protein MTRGLKTRIPETAAHLCIDMQRMFVEGTEWHTPWAAKTLPAIETLCAARPEKLWLTRFIPAATPDEAEGTWRDYWRRWSTMTKNALDPAMLDLALPLQRFAPPAQIIDKTVYSAWSGTRLHKAFKDQGVDTLVVTGAETDVCVLSTVLGAIDLGYRIVVVSDGVCSSADQPHDHLLALYSDRFSLQVETAECREVLEAWVA, from the coding sequence GTGACACGCGGCCTGAAGACGCGCATTCCGGAAACAGCGGCGCACCTTTGCATCGACATGCAGCGCATGTTCGTGGAAGGGACCGAGTGGCATACGCCGTGGGCAGCCAAAACGCTTCCGGCCATCGAGACGCTATGCGCTGCAAGGCCTGAAAAGCTGTGGCTCACCCGATTCATCCCCGCCGCAACGCCCGATGAGGCGGAAGGCACCTGGCGCGACTATTGGCGGCGTTGGTCGACCATGACGAAGAACGCTCTTGATCCGGCGATGTTGGATCTGGCGCTTCCGCTTCAGCGGTTCGCGCCGCCCGCCCAGATCATCGACAAGACGGTCTATTCCGCCTGGTCAGGCACACGCCTCCACAAGGCGTTCAAAGATCAGGGTGTTGATACGCTCGTCGTAACGGGGGCAGAAACTGACGTTTGCGTTCTCTCGACCGTGCTCGGAGCCATCGATCTGGGCTATCGCATCGTGGTGGTCAGCGACGGGGTCTGCAGTTCGGCTGATCAGCCTCACGATCACCTTTTGGCGCTCTACAGCGACCGCTTCAGTCTCCAGGTCGAAACTGCCGAATGCCGAGAGGTGCTGGAGGCCTGGGTGGCATGA
- a CDS encoding Crp/Fnr family transcriptional regulator → MLDPATPSGETSPCLEPREEILSLWRAFDPLSFESRSRALRLGEIIPVVSGGPYRPDGEIAVVLDGCLLLDDGKRGTHCGVAAAGDLIDIAGGSPGLWLSNGLVYRAPVAAFCREAGEEGVQFLLSGGVKRLRAMETRLRCAMSHGSISRVASFLLDIHRATGGFEIALSQSNIGALLSLRRSSINQACQSLRAAGALRTVRGRILLKDEAVLASVACCHYRPQSPAFAEAIAAEAA, encoded by the coding sequence ATGCTCGATCCTGCGACACCGTCCGGCGAGACCTCGCCATGTCTAGAGCCGCGCGAGGAAATTCTTTCGTTGTGGCGGGCGTTTGATCCGCTCTCCTTCGAAAGTCGCAGTCGCGCGCTACGCCTGGGAGAGATCATTCCCGTCGTGTCGGGCGGACCCTATCGTCCGGATGGCGAGATCGCTGTCGTTCTCGACGGTTGTCTTCTTCTTGATGACGGGAAACGAGGAACCCATTGTGGCGTCGCTGCGGCGGGCGATCTGATCGACATCGCAGGGGGAAGCCCAGGGCTTTGGCTGTCGAACGGCTTGGTGTACCGGGCGCCCGTTGCGGCTTTCTGCCGGGAAGCGGGTGAGGAAGGCGTTCAATTTCTGCTTTCAGGCGGCGTCAAGCGATTGAGGGCGATGGAGACGCGTTTGAGGTGCGCCATGTCGCATGGGTCGATCTCTCGCGTCGCCAGCTTTCTTCTGGATATTCATCGCGCTACCGGTGGCTTTGAGATCGCTCTGTCACAATCAAATATCGGAGCGTTGCTGAGCCTGCGCCGATCCAGCATCAATCAGGCGTGTCAGAGCCTTCGCGCCGCCGGCGCCCTACGCACCGTGCGGGGACGAATCCTTTTGAAGGATGAGGCCGTTCTCGCGAGCGTGGCCTGCTGTCACTATCGTCCGCAGTCTCCAGCGTTCGCCGAAGCCATCGCGGCCGAGGCGGCCTAG